The genomic interval GCCGAAACTTTTACGTCTCACAGACAAGATGGAGGACTTCAGCACAAAGAAGGGAAATCGATGGCTGGGCCACATTTACAACATGTGGGGGTTCATTCAGTATAAGCTGGGGTTAAATGAAGAGGCTAAGAGTTTGTTCCAGAAGGCTGCAGAGACCCTCAACAAGCTGAGAGATGCAGATGAGGGTCCTTGGTTAGTGGTGAACTACGGGAACCTGGCCTGGCTGCACCACCACCTGGGAGATCAAGAGGAGAGTCAGGCTTACCTGTCAAAGGTTGATGCCCTGATGGAAAAATACCCATCTTCATCCCAGGACGACCTCCATGCAGAGATCTACGCTGAAAAGGCCTGGACCCTGATGTTCTTCGGAGAGGACATGAATCTGGTGGTTGATTACTACGAGAAAGCTGCCAGGATGCAGCCGGACATGGTGGATTGGAACACCAGCTATGTCATATGGTTAAAGAACGCCCAAAACTTCAGTGACCCAAGGCTGGACCCTGACCTGTTGGAGAAAATGAGACAAGCCAAGGAACGGGATCCAGAGAACTTGTACCTCGTTGCGCTCTACCTTGAACAACGGGCtaatgaaggagaaaacattCGGGATGAAGTCCGTGAGTTGGCTGGAAATGTGAGCACTCTGTGCTGCAGTGGCAGTGGCATGTGGACCTTACTAAACCTTTACACAGACCACATATCAGTTGATGACGCCATTGTTTTGGCAGAGAAAGTTCAGAAAGAAGATCCAGATGTGCGTTATCTGAAGAGATTTGTTGCACTCTGCTACAGATGGAGGATCGTTTATAAAAGCAGTAGTTCCCCAGAACAAAGCATGATGGACAAAGCAATCGCTCTCCACGAGGAGCTGATCTCTCTTTACCCTCACTCTTCACTCAAAA from Labrus mixtus chromosome 3, fLabMix1.1, whole genome shotgun sequence carries:
- the LOC132971820 gene encoding interferon-induced protein with tetratricopeptide repeats 1-like, yielding MSAAQSQTTLESLQCHFTWNLDRSRPKLLRLTDKMEDFSTKKGNRWLGHIYNMWGFIQYKLGLNEEAKSLFQKAAETLNKLRDADEGPWLVVNYGNLAWLHHHLGDQEESQAYLSKVDALMEKYPSSSQDDLHAEIYAEKAWTLMFFGEDMNLVVDYYEKAARMQPDMVDWNTSYVIWLKNAQNFSDPRLDPDLLEKMRQAKERDPENLYLVALYLEQRANEGENIRDEVRELAGNVSTLCCSGSGMWTLLNLYTDHISVDDAIVLAEKVQKEDPDVRYLKRFVALCYRWRIVYKSSSSPEQSMMDKAIALHEELISLYPHSSLKKEIDLATIYAKSRHSKAKAEQIFQKLLKNEPAEPEDKQMLYNIYARHLYFNQNDSHRSTQYHMKAAAIPEISSFRKNSIRILEKNKDREIKEFLRNLQEPMQ